A single Lactuca sativa cultivar Salinas chromosome 8, Lsat_Salinas_v11, whole genome shotgun sequence DNA region contains:
- the LOC111908580 gene encoding mannose/glucose-specific lectin isoform X2 gives MQQPVSSGGEVGSRASSYLQILCCFLMEKEQYLKMPLKRIILAVMLYVPFCMASLGVSKVGLWGTKSNEDPQNRWDFLLEKDHKLRYITVDHDDLIYSLVFTTKSKGFQYTAHMVGGWNGGVRISKVVFEDDEEIIGIDGTVGVSTGEYDGYTIISSLSFVTNKKTHGPFGRKTHTPFTVPWVRGSFGGFYGLAGYYIDAIGVYITTSSDKIARVGIWGTKSPGGPQNKWSFQLERNHRLKKITIDHGDLIYSLMFTTKFKGVEKTSNKAGGWNGGDIVSEVKFSPNEEIIAINGTIGLSRGTYVGYTIISSLTFITTKQTHGPYGNLRGTPFNVPWENKSFAGFYGLAGYYIDGIGVYLKPTIYN, from the exons ATGCAACAACCAGTGTCCAGTGGAGGGGAAGTTGGGTCCAGAGCTTCCTCGTATTTACAG ATATTGTGTTGCTTTCTAATGGAAAAAGAACAATACCTAAAGATGCCGCTCAAGAGGATAATATTAGCTGTAATGTTGTATGTTCCGTTTTGTATGGCTTCTCTCGGAGTTTCTAAGGTTGGATTATGGGGAACTAAATCTAATGAAGATCCCCAAAATCGTTGGGATTTCTTACTTGAAAAAGATCATAAACTGAGGTACATAACTGTTGATCATGATGATCTAATATACTCTCTTGTGTTTACTACTAAATCAAAGGGTTTTCAGTACACTGCACACATGGTTGGTGGTTGGAATGGCGGCGTCAGAATTTCTAAG GTTGTTTTTGAAGATGATGAGGAAATAATTGGCATTGATGGAACAGTTGGGGTATCAACTGGGGAATATGATGGTTATACAATAATTTCGTCACTATCTTTTGTTACGAACAAGAAGACTCATGGACCTTTTGGTCGAAAAACACATACTCCTTTCACTGTACCATGGGTaagaggaagttttggtggattttATGGCCTTGCAGGCTACTATATTGATGCAATCGGTGTCTACATCACGACTTCATCTGACAAAATTGCACGAGTTGGAATTTGGGGAACAAAATCTCCTGGAGGTCCCCAAAACAAGTGGTCTTTTCAACTTGAGAGAAATCATCGTCTGAAGAAGATAACCATTGATCATGGTGATCTTATATACTCCCTTATGTTCACTACAAAATTTAAGGGCGTAGAGAAAACTTCTAACAAGGCTGGTGGATGGAATGGTGGAGACATAGTCTCTGAG GTTAAATTTTCTCCCAATGAAGAgattattgctatcaatggaacgATTGGCCTCTCAAGGGGAACATATGTTGGCTATACGATAATATCGTCACTCACATTCATCACAACCAAACAAACCCATGGACCTTATGGTAATCTTAGAGGGACACCTTTCAACGTACCATGGGAGAATAAATCATTTGCTGGATTTTATGGTCTTGCGGGCTATTATATTGATGGCATCGGTGTATATCTGAAGCCTACTATCTATAACTAA
- the LOC111908580 gene encoding mannose/glucose-specific lectin isoform X1 produces MQQPVSSGGEVGSRASSYLQASPDGEQHGRLPKAHVSKWPKFLEYMILCCFLMEKEQYLKMPLKRIILAVMLYVPFCMASLGVSKVGLWGTKSNEDPQNRWDFLLEKDHKLRYITVDHDDLIYSLVFTTKSKGFQYTAHMVGGWNGGVRISKVVFEDDEEIIGIDGTVGVSTGEYDGYTIISSLSFVTNKKTHGPFGRKTHTPFTVPWVRGSFGGFYGLAGYYIDAIGVYITTSSDKIARVGIWGTKSPGGPQNKWSFQLERNHRLKKITIDHGDLIYSLMFTTKFKGVEKTSNKAGGWNGGDIVSEVKFSPNEEIIAINGTIGLSRGTYVGYTIISSLTFITTKQTHGPYGNLRGTPFNVPWENKSFAGFYGLAGYYIDGIGVYLKPTIYN; encoded by the exons ATGCAACAACCAGTGTCCAGTGGAGGGGAAGTTGGGTCCAGAGCTTCCTCGTATTTACAG GCTAGTCCGGACGGTGAGCAACACGGGCGGTTGCCCAAGGCCCATGTCTCCAAGTGGCCAAAATTTCTAGAATATATG ATATTGTGTTGCTTTCTAATGGAAAAAGAACAATACCTAAAGATGCCGCTCAAGAGGATAATATTAGCTGTAATGTTGTATGTTCCGTTTTGTATGGCTTCTCTCGGAGTTTCTAAGGTTGGATTATGGGGAACTAAATCTAATGAAGATCCCCAAAATCGTTGGGATTTCTTACTTGAAAAAGATCATAAACTGAGGTACATAACTGTTGATCATGATGATCTAATATACTCTCTTGTGTTTACTACTAAATCAAAGGGTTTTCAGTACACTGCACACATGGTTGGTGGTTGGAATGGCGGCGTCAGAATTTCTAAG GTTGTTTTTGAAGATGATGAGGAAATAATTGGCATTGATGGAACAGTTGGGGTATCAACTGGGGAATATGATGGTTATACAATAATTTCGTCACTATCTTTTGTTACGAACAAGAAGACTCATGGACCTTTTGGTCGAAAAACACATACTCCTTTCACTGTACCATGGGTaagaggaagttttggtggattttATGGCCTTGCAGGCTACTATATTGATGCAATCGGTGTCTACATCACGACTTCATCTGACAAAATTGCACGAGTTGGAATTTGGGGAACAAAATCTCCTGGAGGTCCCCAAAACAAGTGGTCTTTTCAACTTGAGAGAAATCATCGTCTGAAGAAGATAACCATTGATCATGGTGATCTTATATACTCCCTTATGTTCACTACAAAATTTAAGGGCGTAGAGAAAACTTCTAACAAGGCTGGTGGATGGAATGGTGGAGACATAGTCTCTGAG GTTAAATTTTCTCCCAATGAAGAgattattgctatcaatggaacgATTGGCCTCTCAAGGGGAACATATGTTGGCTATACGATAATATCGTCACTCACATTCATCACAACCAAACAAACCCATGGACCTTATGGTAATCTTAGAGGGACACCTTTCAACGTACCATGGGAGAATAAATCATTTGCTGGATTTTATGGTCTTGCGGGCTATTATATTGATGGCATCGGTGTATATCTGAAGCCTACTATCTATAACTAA
- the LOC111908580 gene encoding mannose/glucose-specific lectin isoform X4: MILCCFLMEKEQYLKMPLKRIILAVMLYVPFCMASLGVSKVGLWGTKSNEDPQNRWDFLLEKDHKLRYITVDHDDLIYSLVFTTKSKGFQYTAHMVGGWNGGVRISKVVFEDDEEIIGIDGTVGVSTGEYDGYTIISSLSFVTNKKTHGPFGRKTHTPFTVPWVRGSFGGFYGLAGYYIDAIGVYITTSSDKIARVGIWGTKSPGGPQNKWSFQLERNHRLKKITIDHGDLIYSLMFTTKFKGVEKTSNKAGGWNGGDIVSEVKFSPNEEIIAINGTIGLSRGTYVGYTIISSLTFITTKQTHGPYGNLRGTPFNVPWENKSFAGFYGLAGYYIDGIGVYLKPTIYN; encoded by the exons ATG ATATTGTGTTGCTTTCTAATGGAAAAAGAACAATACCTAAAGATGCCGCTCAAGAGGATAATATTAGCTGTAATGTTGTATGTTCCGTTTTGTATGGCTTCTCTCGGAGTTTCTAAGGTTGGATTATGGGGAACTAAATCTAATGAAGATCCCCAAAATCGTTGGGATTTCTTACTTGAAAAAGATCATAAACTGAGGTACATAACTGTTGATCATGATGATCTAATATACTCTCTTGTGTTTACTACTAAATCAAAGGGTTTTCAGTACACTGCACACATGGTTGGTGGTTGGAATGGCGGCGTCAGAATTTCTAAG GTTGTTTTTGAAGATGATGAGGAAATAATTGGCATTGATGGAACAGTTGGGGTATCAACTGGGGAATATGATGGTTATACAATAATTTCGTCACTATCTTTTGTTACGAACAAGAAGACTCATGGACCTTTTGGTCGAAAAACACATACTCCTTTCACTGTACCATGGGTaagaggaagttttggtggattttATGGCCTTGCAGGCTACTATATTGATGCAATCGGTGTCTACATCACGACTTCATCTGACAAAATTGCACGAGTTGGAATTTGGGGAACAAAATCTCCTGGAGGTCCCCAAAACAAGTGGTCTTTTCAACTTGAGAGAAATCATCGTCTGAAGAAGATAACCATTGATCATGGTGATCTTATATACTCCCTTATGTTCACTACAAAATTTAAGGGCGTAGAGAAAACTTCTAACAAGGCTGGTGGATGGAATGGTGGAGACATAGTCTCTGAG GTTAAATTTTCTCCCAATGAAGAgattattgctatcaatggaacgATTGGCCTCTCAAGGGGAACATATGTTGGCTATACGATAATATCGTCACTCACATTCATCACAACCAAACAAACCCATGGACCTTATGGTAATCTTAGAGGGACACCTTTCAACGTACCATGGGAGAATAAATCATTTGCTGGATTTTATGGTCTTGCGGGCTATTATATTGATGGCATCGGTGTATATCTGAAGCCTACTATCTATAACTAA
- the LOC111908580 gene encoding mannose/glucose-specific lectin isoform X6: protein MQQPVSSGGEVGSRASSYLQASPDGEQHGRLPKAHVSKWPKFLEYMILCCFLMEKEQYLKMPLKRIILAVMLYVPFCMASLGVSKVGLWGTKSNEDPQNRWDFLLEKDHKLRYITVDHDDLIYSLVFTTKSKGFQYTAHMVGGWNGGVRISKVVFEDDEEIIGIDGTVGVSTGEYDGYTIISSLSFVTNKKTHGPFGRKTHTPFTVPWVRGSFGGFYGLAGYYIDAIGVYITTSSDKIARVGIWGTKSPGGPQNKWSFQLERNHRLKKITIDHGDLIYSLMFTTKFKGVEKTSNKAGGWNGGDIVSEFRLNFLPMKRLLLSMERLASQGEHMLAIR, encoded by the exons ATGCAACAACCAGTGTCCAGTGGAGGGGAAGTTGGGTCCAGAGCTTCCTCGTATTTACAG GCTAGTCCGGACGGTGAGCAACACGGGCGGTTGCCCAAGGCCCATGTCTCCAAGTGGCCAAAATTTCTAGAATATATG ATATTGTGTTGCTTTCTAATGGAAAAAGAACAATACCTAAAGATGCCGCTCAAGAGGATAATATTAGCTGTAATGTTGTATGTTCCGTTTTGTATGGCTTCTCTCGGAGTTTCTAAGGTTGGATTATGGGGAACTAAATCTAATGAAGATCCCCAAAATCGTTGGGATTTCTTACTTGAAAAAGATCATAAACTGAGGTACATAACTGTTGATCATGATGATCTAATATACTCTCTTGTGTTTACTACTAAATCAAAGGGTTTTCAGTACACTGCACACATGGTTGGTGGTTGGAATGGCGGCGTCAGAATTTCTAAG GTTGTTTTTGAAGATGATGAGGAAATAATTGGCATTGATGGAACAGTTGGGGTATCAACTGGGGAATATGATGGTTATACAATAATTTCGTCACTATCTTTTGTTACGAACAAGAAGACTCATGGACCTTTTGGTCGAAAAACACATACTCCTTTCACTGTACCATGGGTaagaggaagttttggtggattttATGGCCTTGCAGGCTACTATATTGATGCAATCGGTGTCTACATCACGACTTCATCTGACAAAATTGCACGAGTTGGAATTTGGGGAACAAAATCTCCTGGAGGTCCCCAAAACAAGTGGTCTTTTCAACTTGAGAGAAATCATCGTCTGAAGAAGATAACCATTGATCATGGTGATCTTATATACTCCCTTATGTTCACTACAAAATTTAAGGGCGTAGAGAAAACTTCTAACAAGGCTGGTGGATGGAATGGTGGAGACATAGTCTCTGAG TTTAGGTTAAATTTTCTCCCAATGAAGAgattattgctatcaatggaacgATTGGCCTCTCAAGGGGAACATATGTTGGCTATACGATAA
- the LOC111908579 gene encoding mannose/glucose-specific lectin isoform X1, translating to MVETQFRRYTLKVIEEIVGIGGAIGNRGGNPVISSLYFMTNKKTHGPSGHATENVFYLPWDKGSLVGFYGLAGYYIDGIGVYLKAYEEIVRVGTWGKTQRAGPQNVWTFQLEENHHLKKITIDHGDLIYSLMFTTQCGGLTQTTEKFGGWNGGETVSEVIFERHEEIIAISGTIALSRGSDAGLTIISSISFMTNKKTHGPFGNVRGKPFTVSWNIGSFVGFYGLAGYYIDSIGVYLKEVQ from the exons ATGGTGGAGACACAGTTTCGGAG GTACACTTTGAAAGTGATTGAGGAAATAGTTGGGATTGGTGGAGCCATTGGTAATCGAGGTGGTAATCCAGTAATTTCGTCACTATATTTTATGACAAACAAGAAGACACATGGACCTTCTGGTCATGCAActgaaaatgtattttatttaccATGGGACAAAGGCTCCTTGGTAGGGTTTTATGGACTTGCCGGCTATTATATTGATGGCATTGGTGTGTATCTAAAAGCCTATGAGGAAATCGTACGGGTTGGAACATGGGGAAAAACTCAACGTGCAGGTCCACAAAATGTTTGGACTTTCCAACTTGAGGAAAATCATCATTTGAAGAAGATAACCATTGATCATGGTGATCTCATATATTCTCTCATGTTCACCACACAATGTGGAGGCTTAACACAAACTACTGAAAAGTTTGGTGGTTGGAATGGTGGAGAGACAGTTTCTGAG GTAATATTTGAAAGGCATGAGGAAATAATTGCCATTAGTGGAACAATTGCGTTATCAAGGGGAAGTGATGCTGGCTTGACTATAATATCCTCGATATCATTCATGACAAACAAGAAAACTCATGGACCTTTTGGTAACGTAAGAGGGAAGCCTTTCACGGTATCATGGAAtattggttcttttgttggattttatggtcttgctggctattataTCGATAGCATTGGTGTCTACTTGAAGGAAGTACAGTGA
- the LOC111908579 gene encoding mannose/glucose-specific lectin isoform X2 — protein sequence MLGRACSLLHFIYILTVYLMGGATTSKAAGYIRVGKWGKQSGGPQNEWSFAFEKDHKLVKITIDHGELIYSLMFTTKCGGVLHNSNMFGGWNGGDTVSEVMIEEIVGIGGAIGNRGGNPVISSLYFMTNKKTHGPSGHATENVFYLPWDKGSLVGFYGLAGYYIDGIGVYLKAYEEIVRVGTWGKTQRAGPQNVWTFQLEENHHLKKITIDHGDLIYSLMFTTQCGGLTQTTEKFGGWNGGETVSEVIFERHEEIIAISGTIALSRGSDAGLTIISSISFMTNKKTHGPFGNVRGKPFTVSWNIGSFVGFYGLAGYYIDSIGVYLKEVQ from the exons ATGTTGGGAAGAGCTTGTTCCTTATTGCATTTCATATATATACTTACAGTTTATCTCATGGGTGGGGCAACAACTAGCAAAGCAGCAGGATATATTCGAGTAGGAAAATGGGGAAAACAAAGTGGAGGTCCTCAGAATGAGTGGTCTTTTGCATTTGAGAAAGATCATAAACTGGTGAAGATAACCATTGACCATGGTGAACTAATATACTCTCTCATGTTCACAACTAAATGTGGAGGTGTTTTGCATAATTCCAACATGTTTGGTGGTTGGAATGGTGGAGACACAGTTTCGGAGGTGA TGATTGAGGAAATAGTTGGGATTGGTGGAGCCATTGGTAATCGAGGTGGTAATCCAGTAATTTCGTCACTATATTTTATGACAAACAAGAAGACACATGGACCTTCTGGTCATGCAActgaaaatgtattttatttaccATGGGACAAAGGCTCCTTGGTAGGGTTTTATGGACTTGCCGGCTATTATATTGATGGCATTGGTGTGTATCTAAAAGCCTATGAGGAAATCGTACGGGTTGGAACATGGGGAAAAACTCAACGTGCAGGTCCACAAAATGTTTGGACTTTCCAACTTGAGGAAAATCATCATTTGAAGAAGATAACCATTGATCATGGTGATCTCATATATTCTCTCATGTTCACCACACAATGTGGAGGCTTAACACAAACTACTGAAAAGTTTGGTGGTTGGAATGGTGGAGAGACAGTTTCTGAG GTAATATTTGAAAGGCATGAGGAAATAATTGCCATTAGTGGAACAATTGCGTTATCAAGGGGAAGTGATGCTGGCTTGACTATAATATCCTCGATATCATTCATGACAAACAAGAAAACTCATGGACCTTTTGGTAACGTAAGAGGGAAGCCTTTCACGGTATCATGGAAtattggttcttttgttggattttatggtcttgctggctattataTCGATAGCATTGGTGTCTACTTGAAGGAAGTACAGTGA